aatttgagtaaaactagtatggttggactcgcaattgaataggttgtcgaattttgtaagttttgcagAAGCGAGCCCTTCTTATCCAACGAAAAGATAATAGTTATCAAGTAATACTATTGACTTACAACGGAGTTTTGTATCCTCCACAAAAGTCAGATCTTTGGGGAATGACCAATTGACCATAACCTCCTGATATTGATAAATTAGGAAGACAATCATATCATATTAAAATCACAATTCCGAAATTTCCATCTTGTTTTACTAATCAAATGTTAGAAACAGCACAATCAGCGATAGTTTAGTGCCGTTGTCCAGATGCtgcttttaaaaaaaatgaaatttccATCCTCTTTTTGTTCAGAAGCTGTAAATATTCAAACACGTGCTAGCAAATTTCAACACTGCAACAAAGTACACCGTACAGCCCGATACACTAAGCTCCCGCAATGTGCAGGGTCCGGAGAAAGGCCAgaacaagggtctattgtacgtagCCTTATCCTGCATTTCTGTCAGAgactgtttccacggcttgaacccgtaacctcctggtcacatgtAGTAACTTTAATAGTTACGTCAAAAAGCACCTAACgtggaatttggctctaaagtCTAAATCAtactactccctctgtttcatattagatgaggtacttttctttttagtctgtttcaaaataaataatacatttttaaatttggtaatCCTTTACTTTTGAGATACCAATATTACCTTTACCATCCCTCCTTCAAAAATCTGATACGGACCACTGAATTTAAGAGTAAATAGTTTGTGAAATAACTTTATTAGGTTAGTTTAAAAGTCAAATGTTGAAAAAGTGAAGCCATTAGAGTCAGATCTTTTCTAGGCTTGTTGGCACGTGGCTTCTTCCATTATGTTGCAGTTACAATTATTTTCCAAGAAATTAGAATATTGCGAGCCATATGTAACTTACTTACGTGTTTTATTTTTTATCCCAAATTATTAATAAAGACACATTGATTGAAGTTATGAAGCGACATTATTTGACCAAAGTCACTAGATAATCGATCACAAATACTGTCGTGACGAACTTTACAAAAATAAGTTGCAGATAACCTTGATCTATAACTCTAGCTTAAAGCAGAGCTAGAGTTTCATTAACAATACCAATGTCACAACAAACTTGCGTAGGAAGAGTTCCATGTCGTTCTAGCATGTTTTTTTTCATATGTGGTACTTTATAATTGTTTCCACCTTTATCTTTCATCACTTCAACCATGCAATATTGTAGAGTCAGAAACAGGGGATTCAGCCGTTCAACTTTCATGACATTAAATAATTTCTCGACTGCATTTACTAACTCGTCAATAGTTTTAGGAGCCATTTGATGTTGAAGAGATTGAATAGCTCTGAAGAATCTAAGGTCCTAAACATTTAAATCTGGACTGTTAGGAGGTTGAAAGCAAAGCCTAATATCAAATCCATCTTGCCGAGCAACTTCGGTAAATTGCAAGTCATTAACACTAAGGTGAGGTCTCGCATTATCTTGTTGGATAAAAATAGGAGTATTTGACTGCGAAAGTGGCCATTTTGATCGAATCACCGGAAGAACTTTTTCAATTAAACAAGTCCTAGTGACATCTTTAGTGACTGATAAAATAGGCTTTATTTCTAAAGTTCCAGCTACTCTGTTTTTGCTATTCTTTTTGGCGGGTTCCTTGAACACAAAAGGAAATATTCCTATTTTTCCTGAAAATAACTCAGTTCCATCTTTAGCAAGCCTAGGGCGCACAACAGCAACCATAAACATAACTTTTGTTATGAAATTTTTACTTTTACAAGATCTATATGGGTTTGGCTCTTGTTCTTCAGGGAGAAGATAAAACTTTTCAGATTTTTTCGACATAAAGAACCATTTTTCATCTATATGAACATAATTAAATATGTCTGAAAACATAGGATTTGAATTTAGCGTACCAGACTCAATCATTGATAGACAAAATTGAAGTCTTTCCTTCTTATTTTCCTCCGTCAAATGAGGCTTTATGGCATTGGTATGTGGCCTTATAGCTCCTTCTTTGATGCGTCGAAAAATAGTTGACGTTGACATATCCATAGCACATGCCAAAGATCGAATATTTGTTCGGCGACGAAGAGGAATTTCTTTTACCATATTAATATCGACATGAATTCGTTTTCTCCCAACTCTACCTACAATATGGGGAGACACATTTAATGGAGTACCGTTAGCGACACTTAATTTTGTATGTTGCCAAATTCTTTCCACAATACTCCTTGAAGTattaaataaaatcacaactTACTTTAAAGACCTATGTTTTACAACTCCATTTTTGCTTTCCTTCAAAAGCCATTCGGTTATAGCATGACGCTCCTCAATTTTTAGTCTTCTTTTTCTAATAGTTGAGTCTAATTGCGAGTCACTCATTTGTGTATAATTAATCTCATATGCTAGATAAAATAGGATTAAAGAAAATAATCAAAATGTAAGAGAAAATTAGAAACACTAGGAGAAACAATAGGATTATGAAGAGAAACACTGAAAGCATAAGTGAATAATCTCAAATATCTCTACATAAATAGACAAGCTTATCACCTAATTAAAAAAGAGAAGTTTTGGCGCCACAAGAATGAaagacattttttttttttggggccaCAAGAATGAAAGACATTTTTTTTTTGGCGCcacaagaattgaagaaatttcTAAGAATAGCGAGTAGCTAGTAGACTATGAGAATTGAAGAAAAAGTTTTTTGACTTAGTTAAAGTGGACATGTGGGCACATTTAATTTAGTATCTActttataataattttcattaaaaaagcTAGCATGTGGACCCTTAAGGGTAAAATTGGTACTTAAGGTGATTTGACAATAGTCTACTCTTGTTTATTAAACTCCGTACCCAAACTACCACGTTTAATATGAAACGGAGGGAATAGTATATAGGCGACCAAAGACTTGGGCATCATCAAGTCATCAATAATGGAAGCTAGTTTCTTCCTACTTTTTGTGTTGTCTTTCTACTCTACAATACACAAGATTTCTACAACAACAGATGTAATAACTACAAATCAATTCATCATAGATGGTCAAACTGTTGTTTCATCTGGTGGAACCTTTGAAATGGGATTTTTCAGCCCCAGTGGTTCCTCAAAGCGATACATCGGTATATGGTACAAGCAAATTCTTCCTGTGCAGACAGTTGTATGGGTTGCCAATAGAGAAAAACCACTCACCAACACATCTTCAGTTGTTTTGAAGGTCACTAAGCCAGGAATACTAGCTCTTCTCAACGACAAGAATGAAATTATATGGTCCACTAACACCTCAAGATCAATCCAAAATCCAGTTGCAGTGCTTTTAGATTCTGGTAATCTTGTTGTAAAAGATGCAAAAGATGGCAACCCAGAAAGTTTCCTCTGGCAGAGCTTCAATTTTCCAACTGATACGCACTTGCCCGGTATGAAGCTCGGCAAGAATCTTAAAACTGGCCATGAGGCTTACCTTTCAGCATGGAAGACCGATAATGATCCAACACCGGGAGAATTCACTCGTCACATTGATCCTACTGGATATCCGCAGGCCCTAACCAAACGTGGCACAAGTGTATCAGTTCGTGCAGGACCATGGAATGGTTTTAGATGGAGTGGGATACCCAAACAACTACTAACACAAAGCAGCATTTTTACatttcaatttattttcaatacaGAGGAGGTCTACTATATTTTTTCAATCATTAACAGCTCAGTTTTATCAAGACTAGTCCTCACTAGCAATGGTTATGTCCAACGCTTGACGTGGGTGGCTCGGACCAAGAGTTGGCATATTTACTACAATTTACCTTCCGATAATTGTGATACATATAGCTTATGTGGTGCCTATGGGAGCTGTGACATAGATAATTCCCCTATTTGTGGATGTTTGGAAAAGTTTGTAGCTAAATATCCACAACAATGGGAAAAGGGAGATTGGTCAGAAGGGTGTGTTCGGAGGACACCTCTTGATTGCAACAAGGAACATGTATTTCTAAAGTATTCTGGAATCAAGTTGCCGGATACTAAGTACTCTCAGTATGATAAGACCATGACACTCGAAGAGTGTAGTCACGTATGCTCCAGGAACTGCTCTTGCACAGCTTATTCAAGTCTAGATATAAGCAATGGAGACAAAGGTTGCTTGTTTTGGTTCGGGGAGTTGATTGACATCAGAAAGCTGTCTGAAAGAGGGCAAGACATTTACATCAGAATGGattcttcggagcaaggtaagaaCTTATGTTTAAGAAATTTCCAATGGTGTGTTTTTAAATTTAGTTTTTCAACACATGGAGACCATATTATGCAACAATAGTGGCCTATCTCGATCTGCAGTGGCTGATAGAAAAATTTGGTAGTAGTATCTGACGCAGGTTCAAATAGAAAGAAGGCAAAGATACTCACAATGAGTATCTCATTGTTGATGGCAATGATTTTGCTATGCCTGATTATGTTATACAAacggaaaaagaagaagaaactgaAACTTAAAGAAGATTTTGAGCTGCCACAGTTCCAATTGTCTACAATAACAAGAGCTACAAATAACTTTTCGCTCAACAACAAGATTGGTGAGGGTGGATTTGGACTTGTTTACAAGGTACACAGTGAAAAATTGTTGGAAGAGTAACCAGTTTATGATCAAGATTAGTGTGTTAGAGATAATTTTCATTCTGCAATTGATTCTCATCTTTGCAAAATCTATGTTCTCCTGATATACTTTTGCCATTTCTAGGGAGTGTTGGAAGATGGACAAGAAATTGCTGTGAAAAGGCTTTCAAGGACTTCCATGCAAGGACTTGACGAATTCAAGAACGAAGTTATTTATATTTCCAAGCTTCAGCATCGAAATCTTGTGAGACTTCTAGGTTGCTGCATTCAAGGGGAAGAAAAGATGTTGATCTATGAATACATGTCTAACAAAAGCCTGAATGCACACATATTTGGTTTGGATTTCTAACCTACTACACAAGCTAAAATGAGTAATACTTTGATCTATTAGTCATAACATGTACGTTCAGACCAAGGCATGATTACAAAAACTGCTAACAAGAAACCTTATTTTGTAGATCAAACAAAGAAAAACTTACTTGATTGGCCAAAGCGTTTCGACATCATAAACGGAATTGCTCGTGGCTTATTGTATCTCCATCAAGATTCTCGACTACGGATTATCCATAGAGACCTTAAAGCAAGCAATGTTTTGCTAGATATAGAAATGAATCCAAAGATATCAGACTTTGGCATCGCCAGAAGTGTTGCAGGAAATGAGATGGGTGCAAAAACACGTCATGTGGTTGGGACACAGTACGAATCTCTAATATCATATAAAGTACTCTCATATGACATCTCATTTCTTTAGTTCTCATGGTGTTGTTTTTTTTGGCACAGTGGCTACATGTCCCCTGAATATGCAGTAGATGGGATCTTCTCGGTAAAATCCGATGTATTTAGCTTTGGCGTCTTGGTGTTAGAGATTGTGAGTTGCAAGAGAAATAGAGGATTTGTCCATCAAGATCACAACCTTAACCTTCTCGGTCATGTAAGCACTGTGTAATCTTCATTACACACAGAACTCATTTTTTTAACTTTACAAGACATGGAGTTTGTCATGATCCATATGATCTAAACTCAAACAGGCATGGAAGCTTTACAAAGAAGATAGGTCCTTGGAACTAATTGATGAGCAGCTAGCTGATTCTTGCCATGTATCTCAAGTTTTAAGGTCAATCCAAGTGGGTTTATTATGCGTGCAACAACATCCAGATGATAGACCAAGCATGTCTTCTGTCGTTCTGATGTTGGCTAATGAGAGTCTACTGCCAAAAGCTAAAGAACCAGGATTTTTCACAGAAAGAAACATATTTGATGAAGCAAAATCAGGATCGCAGATAACCAGTACAAATAATGATGTCACAATCACATTGTTAGATCCTCGGTAGTGTGTGACAAGTTAACTATTTTGACTTGCGTGCACATGAATAGGAAAAATATATTAGAACTTTGATTCTTGAAAAATACAGTAGTATTTGAAATAAAACATAAAGTTGAATTTTTCTACTTGGAGATGTTAGCTACTTATGGATGAAATGTTTTCTCTATTTCTATTGTTCTTTGAATATATACTTTAGATATGTTTCTTGTATCACAAAAATTCTAAAGTTATAAATTTGTTTCCTGAACTATTAGCTATAACAATTTTCTCGTGAAATTGGAAATCACAAAAATGAATATTAGTAATGAAAATTTTGCACATTGTAACTCCAGTTTTTAGTTAAATTATCTAGAAAATGGTACaaagttgttatcggaatttaagCAGCCCTTTACCTTAACttgttttctttttgaatttgtgAGACGTACAGGAATTTTGCATCTTACTAAGAAAATGTAAACTCCAATAAtaatttcagagcttttgagttTGTAATGTTTCTGTTCAGAGAATAGCACCCTATTTGCGTCAAGagctttaataattaaatatttcaaCAAATTTCTTCTTAAATATTTCGAACCTATAACATGCGTAACCCACACATGAGGCATAACTCTTTCACCAGTAGACCAAGGCTCTGAGGGTAATAATACGTAATATTTACATCTTCAATTTGGGGTCAAAGTAGGGTCAAGTTTGCTATCTAAAAGAATGGATATCCCATATTTGTTCCTAACACTACTCGAGGAATTGCACTTTTACCGGTAGACCAAGGCCGCAATAATAACGTAATATTTAAATCTTCAATTTGGCATCAAAGTACGGTCAAGTTTGCTATCGAAAATAATGGATATCCCCATAGATTAGC
This region of Nicotiana tomentosiformis chromosome 4, ASM39032v3, whole genome shotgun sequence genomic DNA includes:
- the LOC104084949 gene encoding uncharacterized protein, coding for MEASFLLLFLLFFCSTIHKISTTTDIITTNHSIVDGETVVSSGGTFEMGFFSPSGSSKRYIGIWYKQILPHMQTVVWVANREKPLTNTSSVVLKVTKPGILALLNDKNEIIWSTNTSRSVQNPVAQLLGSGNLVVKDANDGNRDNFLWQSFSFPTDTHLPDMKLGKSFRTGQEAYLSAWQNDNDPTPGEFTLHVDPTGYPQVLLKRGTKVSARSGPWNGLYWSWAPLYLQKLSNSSTIKVVFNEEEIYYSYFLTNNWLTRIVLTSNGDIQSLTWVDRTKSWHIYLKLPSDTCDTYSLCGAYGSCDIDNSPVCGCLEKFVAKYPQQWENGDWSEGCVRRTPLNCNKEHVFLRYSGIKLPDTKYSQYDKTMTLEGCRQVCSRNCSCTAYSSLDISNGEKGCLFWFGELTDIRKLSGRGQDIYIRMDSSEQVSVTGSNRKKAEILAVSFSLLMAMILLCLILLYKRKKKKKLNLKEDFELPLFQLSTITRATNNFSVNDKIGEGGFGPVYKGVLEDGQEIAVKRLSRTSMQGLDEFKNEVIYIAKLQHRNLVRLLGCCIQGEEKMLIYEYMPNKSLDSYIFDQTKSKLLDWPKRFDIINGIARGLLYLHQDSRLRIIHRDLKASNVLLDIEMNPKISDFGLARSVAGNEMGANTSHVVGTHGYMSPEYAVDGIFSVKSDVFSFGVLVLEIVSCKKNRGFVHQDHNLNLLGHAWKLYKEDRSLELIDEELADSCHISQVLRSIQVGLLCVQQSPEDRPNMSSVVLMLGNESPLPEAKEPGYFTERNIFDEAKSGSQTASSKNEVTITLLATKDLGIIKSSIMEASFFLLFVLSFYSTIHKISTTTDVITTNQFIIDGQTVVSSGGTFEMGFFSPSGSSKRYIGIWYKQILPVQTVVWVANREKPLTNTSSVVLKVTKPGILALLNDKNEIIWSTNTSRSIQNPVAVLLDSGNLVVKDAKDGNPESFLWQSFNFPTDTHLPGMKLGKNLKTGHEAYLSAWKTDNDPTPGEFTRHIDPTGYPQALTKRGTSVSVRAGPWNGFRWSGIPKQLLTQSSIFTFQFIFNTEEVYYIFSIINSSVLSRLVLTSNGYVQRLTWVARTKSWHIYYNLPSDNCDTYSLCGAYGSCDIDNSPICGCLEKFVAKYPQQWEKGDWSEGCVRRTPLDCNKEHVFLKYSGIKLPDTKYSQYDKTMTLEECSHVCSRNCSCTAYSSLDISNGDKGCLFWFGELIDIRKLSERGQDIYIRMDSSEQVSDAGSNRKKAKILTMSISLLMAMILLCLIMLYKRKKKKKLKLKEDFELPQFQLSTITRATNNFSLNNKIGEGGFGLVYKGVLEDGQEIAVKRLSRTSMQGLDEFKNEVIYISKLQHRNLVRLLGCCIQGEEKMLIYEYMSNKSLNAHIFDQTKKNLLDWPKRFDIINGIARGLLYLHQDSRLRIIHRDLKASNVLLDIEMNPKISDFGIARSVAGNEMGAKTRHVVGTHGYMSPEYAVDGIFSVKSDVFSFGVLVLEIVSCKRNRGFVHQDHNLNLLGHAWKLYKEDRSLELIDEQLADSCHVSQVLRSIQVGLLCVQQHPDDRPSMSSVVLMLANESLLPKAKEPGFFTERNIFDEAKSGSQITSTNNDVTITLLDPR